The proteins below come from a single Xyrauchen texanus isolate HMW12.3.18 chromosome 1, RBS_HiC_50CHRs, whole genome shotgun sequence genomic window:
- the psmd7 gene encoding 26S proteasome non-ATPase regulatory subunit 7 yields the protein MPELAVEKVVVHPLVLLSVVDHFNRIGKVGSQKRVVGVLLGSWQKKVLDVSNSFAVPFDEDDKDDSVWFLDHDYLENMYGMFKKVNARERIVGWYHTGPKLHKNDIAINELMKQYCSNSVLVIIDVKPKDLGLPTEAYISVEEVHDDGTPTSKTFEHVTSEIGAEEAEEVGVEHLLRDIKDTTVGTLSQRITNQVHGLKGLNSKLLDIKSYLEKVATDKLPINHQIIYQLQDVFNLLPDVNLQEFVKAFYLKTNDQMLVVYLASLIRSVVALHNLINNKIANRDAEKKEGQEKDDSKKEKKEEKDKDKDKDKEKGDATAKKDDKKEKK from the exons ATGCCGGAGTTAGCGGTAGAAAAGGTCGTCGTTCATCCCTTGGTGCTTTTGAGCGTTGTGGATCATTTTAACAG GATCGGAAAAGTTGGAAGCCAGAAGCGAGTTGTGGGTGTTCTCTTGGGCTCATGGCAGAAGAAAGTGCTTGATGTATCCAACAGCTTCGCTG TGCCTTTTGATGAGGATGACAAGGACGATTCAGTGTGGTTCCTCGACCACGACTACCTGGAAAATATGTATGGCATGTTTAAGAAAGTCAATG CAAGGGAGCGAATAGTTGGGTGGTACCACACAGGCCCAAAACTGCACAAGAATGATATTGCCATAAATGAACTCATGAAACAGTACTGCTCTAATTCG GTTTTAGTCATTATTGATGTGAAACCCAAAGACCTGGGGTTGCCAACTGAAGCTTATATCTCTGTGGAGGAAGTGCATGAT gaTGGAACTCCCACATCTAAGACATTTGAACATGTGACCAGTGAGATTGGAGCTGAGGAGGCAGAGGAAGTGGGTGTGGAGCATTTGTTAAG GGATATCAAGGACACAACAGTTGGCACCTTGTCGCAACGCATCACCAATCAGGTGCATGGCCTTAAAGGGCTCAACTCAAAGCTGTTGGATATCAAGAGCTATCTGGAGAAGGTTGCAACAGACAAGCTGCCCATCAATCACCAGATCATTTATCAGCTACAGGATGTCTTCAATCTGCTGCCTGATGTCAACCTGCAGGAGTTTGTCAAGGCCTTTTACCTCAAAACCAATGACCAGATGCTTGTGGTCTACCtggcctcactcatccgctctgTCGTGGCTCTCCATAATCTCATCAATAACAAAATCGCTAATCGTGATGCCGAAAAGAAAGAGGGCCAGGAGAAAGATGACAGCAAGAAAGAGAAGAAGGAAGAGAAGGATAAAGATAAGGACAAAGACAAGGAGAAGGGAGATGCTACAGCCAAGAAAGATGACAAAAAGGAAAAGAAATGA